A region from the Lytechinus variegatus isolate NC3 chromosome 6, Lvar_3.0, whole genome shotgun sequence genome encodes:
- the LOC121416507 gene encoding uncharacterized protein LOC121416507 isoform X2, with translation METSSVAAGANVGCDEAYTTINNAAIAVTTTTANATTTKSASATAITIATATTKTTPDTKPPSPQLTRYCSWRRIDQELQSQGLPVSYDKKNAKGPSKELVAEYLATVVEMQRLTNYHR, from the coding sequence atggaGACCAGCAGCGTGGCAGCAGGAGCTAATGTTGGTTGTGATGAGGCGTATACCACCATCAACAATGCTGCAATTGcagtcaccaccaccactgctaATGCCACCACCACCAAGTCTGCTTCTGCCACTGCCATCACCATTGCCACCGCCACTACCAAGACCACTCCTGACACAAAGCCCCCAAGTCCTCAACTGACCAGATATTGCAGCTGGAGAAGGATAGACCAGGAACTTCAAAGCCAGGGCTTGCCGGTCTCCTACGATAAGAAAAATGCCAAGGGCCCATCTAAAGAACTTGTAGCAGAATATTTGGCCACAGTTGTAGAAATGCAGAGACTAACAAACTACCACag
- the LOC121416507 gene encoding uncharacterized protein LOC121416507 isoform X1 gives METSSVAAGANVGCDEAYTTINNAAIAVTTTTANATTTKSASATAITIATATTKTTPDTKPPSPQLTRYCSWRRIDQELQSQGLPVSYDKKNAKGPSKELVAEYLATVVEMQRLTNYHRLCPQFQKDTR, from the coding sequence atggaGACCAGCAGCGTGGCAGCAGGAGCTAATGTTGGTTGTGATGAGGCGTATACCACCATCAACAATGCTGCAATTGcagtcaccaccaccactgctaATGCCACCACCACCAAGTCTGCTTCTGCCACTGCCATCACCATTGCCACCGCCACTACCAAGACCACTCCTGACACAAAGCCCCCAAGTCCTCAACTGACCAGATATTGCAGCTGGAGAAGGATAGACCAGGAACTTCAAAGCCAGGGCTTGCCGGTCTCCTACGATAAGAAAAATGCCAAGGGCCCATCTAAAGAACTTGTAGCAGAATATTTGGCCACAGTTGTAGAAATGCAGAGACTAACAAACTACCACag